The genome window GCTGTGGGTCGTCGTCCTGCTGCGCATGCCCGAGACGCTGCCGCCCGAGCGGCGCCGGCCGGGAGGCGTGCGCACCGCGCTGTCCGGGTACGGGCGGCTGCTGCGGGACCGGCACTTCGTCGCGCTCGCGGTGCTGCCGGGACTGACCATGGCCGTGCTCATGACCTACGTCGTGGCCTCGCCGTTCGTGCTGCAGGTCGGGTACGGGCTGACGGGCCACCAGTTCGCGCTGCTGTTCGCCGTCAACGGGGCGGGTCTCGTCCTCGGTGCGCAGATCAACGCGGCGATCGTGCGTCGTGTCGCGCCCATCCGGATCCTGCGGGTGGCCATCGTCCTGACGGTCGTGCTCACCGGGGTCCTGCTGGTGCTGGCGCTGACCGGCGCGGGCGGGCTGTGGGCCCTGCTCGTGGTGCTGTGGCTGGTGCTCGCCCTCGTCAACTTCGCGCCGCCCAACGCGTCCGCCATCGCCCTGGGACGTCACGGAGCGATGGCCGGCACCGCGGCGGCGGTCATCGGTGCGCTGCAGGCCGGGACCGGTGGCGTCGTGGCGAACCTCTCCGGCGTCCTGGGTGGCGGCGCGGTCGCGATGGCCGCGGTGATGCTCGGCGCGGCCGTGACGGGCCTGGCGGTGCTGGCGCTGGCCACGCCGGCGTTCCGGCGCGGCGGTGCGTGGCAGCTCGCCTGAGCGGCGCCGGGCGCGTCAGCCGAACGCGGAACGCAGGCGCGTGACGGCGTCCTCCAGCACGT of Cellulomonas dongxiuzhuiae contains these proteins:
- a CDS encoding multidrug effflux MFS transporter, producing MHSSRPRATVPGSLPPATAAGPSSAASGSPGSSVTGPPSTGAAPPDDAPAHRPDARYVLLLGTMCALPAVSTDIYLPSLPDVARDLGTSAAAAQLTMTGMLIGGAVGQLVIGPLSDRFGRRAPVLVGVAMHVVVSLLCAIAPAIVPLVALRVAQGFFNASATVVAMALIRDRFTGSDASRMMSRLMLVIGVAPLFAPSLGGLIAGQWGWRAVFVFLALFGVALWVVVLLRMPETLPPERRRPGGVRTALSGYGRLLRDRHFVALAVLPGLTMAVLMTYVVASPFVLQVGYGLTGHQFALLFAVNGAGLVLGAQINAAIVRRVAPIRILRVAIVLTVVLTGVLLVLALTGAGGLWALLVVLWLVLALVNFAPPNASAIALGRHGAMAGTAAAVIGALQAGTGGVVANLSGVLGGGAVAMAAVMLGAAVTGLAVLALATPAFRRGGAWQLA